The Streptomyces sp. NBC_01268 genome segment CTGGCCGCGGTCGCGCTGGGCGGCGTACCCCAGGCGCTGGCCAACCCGGCGACCAACAAGGCGATCCTGGCCGCCGTTCCGCCGGCCCGCAGGGGCGCGGTCACCGGCACCAAGCAGTCCGGCGTGCAGGTGGGGGCGTTCGCGGCGGGGCTGCCGCTCGCCTCCGCGGCGGGGGCGCTCGGCTGGCGGGGCGCGGTGTGGGCGGCGGCCGCGGTGGCGCTGCTCGCCGCCGTGTGGGCCTGGCACACGGTGCCGCCGCACATGTCTCCCGCACCCACCACGCCCGGCGGCCCGACGGCGGGGGACCGGCGCACGGTGGGCTGGCTCGCCGCCTTCTCCGTCTTCCTCGGCGCGGGCATCGCGTCCGTCAACACCTACCTCGCCCTGTTCGGCGCCGGGCGGCTCGGCATGGGCCCGGCCGTGGCGGGCGCGCTGGTCGCCGTCCTCGGCGTCGCCGGCATCGCGGGCCGCGTCGGCTGGTCCCGCGCCGCCGCACCCGGCCGGGCCCCGTGGCTGCCCGGCGGGCTCGCCGCCGGCGCCGTGGCCGCCGCCGCGCTCCTGGCCCTCGCCGAACACGCCCCGCCGCTGGTGTGGGCGGGGGCGGTCGCCGTGGGCGTGTTCGCCGTCGCGGGCAACGCCGTCTCGATGGTGCTGGTGCTCCAGCGCTCCGCCCCCGGCCGCGCCGGACAGGACTCGGCGCTGGTCGCCGCGGGCTTCTTCACCGGATTCGCCGTGGGCCCGCCGCTGTTCGGGACGCTCGCGGCCGGCGGCCGGTACGACCAGGGCTGGCTCCTGGTCGCGGCCGAGTTCGGCGCCGCCGGCGCCGTCGCCCTCACCTGGGCGCTGCGGGACCGCCGTACGAGGGAGAGCGTCGCGTGACCGCACCGGACTGGGCCGAGTCGGCCCTCGCACTGCTCCTCCACCGGGCGGGACGGACCGCCCGACAGGTCGGCTCCCGCTTCCCGTTGTACGCGGAGCCCGGCGACGGGCGTTGGACGACGACCGGCCGCGGCTCCTGGACCGGCGGCTTCTGGGCCGGGCTGCTGTGGCTGCGCGCCCGGCACCGGGCCGGAGTCGCCCCGTCCGACGTCCTCGCCGCCTCCGCCTGTACGGCCCGTCTCGCGCC includes the following:
- a CDS encoding MFS transporter, with translation MAFSMMQLFLLGALGPRLVERFGISETLLGLTTTVGFGTAAVLSPLGGRIVDRVGPRRALVTLLALSALALALIGAAPGPGFLLAAVALGGVPQALANPATNKAILAAVPPARRGAVTGTKQSGVQVGAFAAGLPLASAAGALGWRGAVWAAAAVALLAAVWAWHTVPPHMSPAPTTPGGPTAGDRRTVGWLAAFSVFLGAGIASVNTYLALFGAGRLGMGPAVAGALVAVLGVAGIAGRVGWSRAAAPGRAPWLPGGLAAGAVAAAALLALAEHAPPLVWAGAVAVGVFAVAGNAVSMVLVLQRSAPGRAGQDSALVAAGFFTGFAVGPPLFGTLAAGGRYDQGWLLVAAEFGAAGAVALTWALRDRRTRESVA